One genomic window of Devosia salina includes the following:
- a CDS encoding autotransporter domain-containing protein, whose translation MSIHETGECDPDRTARTDLVRDSESAGPAANWCRGRLLTTSALCTATLLAFGVPVQAQVTIDNKTDTVIGTGGGTQASPWNIGGPLTVGDLSSGRLDITAGGEVNNTAGFIGLIGGNGTVTVDGTGSTWTNSQDISVGHGGTGSLSITGGGAVSNTFGSVGDVSGSVGTVTVDGAGSTWTNLETLDIGYAGTGTLSVTNGGAVVASGPWNELKYVNIASSSGSTGTLNIGAAAGDAAVGAGKLTAGELWFGSGTGTLNFNHTEDYYEFTVDISGAGTINQLSGVTDLSGDSSGFTGTTYADGGTLLITGQLGGSGGIIGSSAGTTGDVSVLRSGASWTTTTLRVGDQGNGTLTIAGGGTVSSGDAWIGNASGAIGTASVTGAGSSLAASNGVDIGRFGTGTLNILDGATVTAGNDSFIGARSGSNGTVNVSGDGSSFEMGSNDLFAGDEGTGVLNVTEGGEVSTAASYIGDDSGSSGEVTVTGSGSKLTNSDNLVVGFEGNGTLSIAEGGSVTNTYGWIGDATTASGTANVDGDGSIWTNSQTLIVGNSGAGTLNVTVGGAVSSNAGYVGNSTGSDGKVTVDGAGSSWMNASFLTISEIGAGTLDITNGGAVSNTLGFIGSGAGSNGAVTVTGAGSTWTNSANVVVGSIGTGTLTIADDGAVRAGGGSGNVVIANDVDATGTLNIGAAAGDMAAGAGMLDAANVIFGDGDGALVFNHTEGDYDFGAAISGDGAINHLSGTTTLTGDSSGFLGTTNISGGFLRLEGTLGGVLRVNNGALAIDNGGMANSTLDSTIGDDTGDVAFATVTGPGSTWTNANDLFVGDFGTGVLTILDGASVSDNTAYVGKTTDGTGTVTVNGTGSSWDHSSMFSIGYSGEGILKVENGGSVSAEDGYIAYNAGSEGTVTVTGAGSIWDTDATIIGDHGTGRITIADGGALVTTNGYLGAETGTGIATVTGSGSKWTSAQRLVIGDFATGTMTIADGGVVRSDAGIVDLGKELGANGTLNIGAAAGDTAVGAGTLDAEMVQFGQGAGTINFNHTDTDYEFAVDLSRPLGSGTINHLAGVTRLSGDASAFDGTTNVTGGTLYVNNALGGTVNVTGGALGGSGTLGTVAIASGGTVAPGNSIGTLNVGDITIAAGSTYSVEVNSAGQSDLINATGTVTINGGTVTVVPFPDYALDTVYTIVTAAGGMTGTFDAANFGGSSLFITPTLTYDGNNAFVTLGKTTFGAVAMTPNQIAAASGADSLVSGNAVFDAIGVLGTAAQARAAFDAISGEIHASTKTALLEDSRFPREAAMDRLRVTRGGVGADDSAQIEDRFSENSGPWGQGFGSWGPWDSDGNAAVLDRAIGGFLMGGDAVVWENARFGVLGGYSRSNFSVDDRLSSGTADTYTLGVYGGGEWDSFALSGGLAHSWHSLDTSRSAAFTGFTDSLSASYGARTLQAWGEAAYGFETGAVRFEPFANLAHVSLATDGYTESGGAAALSAAANVVSATFATLGLRAETDVSLGELEAKLSGMVGWQHAFGGAPNAQMAFTSGGNAFTIAGVPLAQDSLVFDAGFDVNLTDSATLGFAYGGQLGSGIQNHSASLSLNVKF comes from the coding sequence GTGAGCATTCACGAAACAGGAGAATGCGATCCGGACCGAACGGCACGGACGGATTTGGTTCGGGACAGCGAGTCCGCGGGGCCGGCAGCGAACTGGTGCAGGGGACGGCTGCTCACCACCAGCGCGCTCTGCACGGCGACGCTGCTGGCCTTCGGCGTCCCCGTGCAGGCGCAAGTAACCATCGACAACAAAACGGACACCGTCATCGGCACGGGTGGTGGCACGCAGGCGAGCCCTTGGAATATCGGCGGTCCTCTTACCGTTGGGGACCTCAGTTCCGGAAGGCTGGATATTACCGCTGGCGGCGAGGTCAACAATACAGCTGGCTTTATCGGCCTTATTGGAGGAAACGGCACGGTGACGGTGGATGGCACCGGCTCTACATGGACCAATTCGCAGGATATTTCTGTAGGTCATGGCGGGACCGGAAGTCTGAGCATCACGGGTGGCGGCGCGGTCAGCAATACATTTGGCTCTGTCGGCGATGTTTCAGGTTCCGTCGGCACGGTGACGGTGGACGGCGCGGGTTCCACCTGGACGAACTTGGAGACCCTTGACATTGGCTATGCCGGCACGGGGACCCTGAGCGTCACCAATGGCGGCGCGGTTGTCGCGAGTGGTCCGTGGAATGAATTGAAATACGTGAATATTGCATCAAGTTCCGGCTCCACCGGCACGCTCAATATCGGCGCGGCGGCGGGCGATGCGGCTGTGGGCGCGGGCAAGCTCACTGCGGGGGAACTCTGGTTTGGCAGCGGCACCGGCACGCTCAATTTCAACCACACCGAAGACTATTATGAATTCACGGTGGATATTTCCGGCGCGGGCACGATCAACCAGCTTTCGGGCGTAACCGATCTCTCGGGTGATTCCTCCGGCTTTACCGGCACGACGTACGCAGACGGGGGCACACTGCTCATTACCGGCCAGCTTGGCGGGTCCGGCGGTATTATCGGCAGCAGCGCCGGAACGACGGGTGACGTCTCGGTCCTTAGATCGGGGGCAAGCTGGACGACGACGACGTTACGTGTCGGCGATCAAGGCAACGGCACATTGACCATCGCCGGTGGCGGCACGGTGAGCAGCGGCGACGCGTGGATCGGTAATGCCTCCGGCGCTATCGGCACGGCAAGCGTGACCGGTGCCGGCTCAAGCCTGGCAGCTTCGAACGGCGTGGATATCGGCCGCTTCGGCACCGGAACGCTCAATATACTGGACGGAGCGACGGTCACTGCGGGCAACGATTCCTTTATTGGCGCCAGGTCGGGCAGCAACGGCACGGTGAACGTATCGGGCGACGGGTCGAGCTTCGAAATGGGCAGCAACGATCTGTTTGCCGGTGATGAGGGCACCGGCGTTCTGAACGTCACGGAGGGCGGCGAAGTCAGCACGGCGGCGAGCTATATCGGGGACGATTCCGGGTCGTCGGGAGAGGTGACAGTTACCGGTTCAGGCTCCAAGCTGACAAATTCGGATAATCTCGTTGTCGGTTTTGAAGGCAATGGCACGTTGAGCATCGCGGAGGGCGGTTCGGTCACCAATACCTATGGCTGGATCGGAGACGCCACCACCGCAAGCGGTACCGCGAACGTGGACGGCGATGGCTCCATCTGGACCAACTCGCAGACCCTTATTGTCGGCAATTCCGGCGCCGGCACGCTGAACGTTACGGTCGGCGGCGCGGTCAGCAGCAATGCAGGCTATGTCGGCAACAGCACCGGTTCAGACGGCAAGGTGACGGTGGATGGCGCGGGTTCGAGCTGGATGAATGCGTCATTCCTGACCATCAGCGAAATCGGCGCTGGAACATTGGACATCACCAATGGCGGCGCGGTCAGCAATACCTTGGGCTTTATCGGCAGCGGAGCCGGGTCGAATGGCGCGGTGACGGTGACCGGCGCGGGTTCGACATGGACCAATTCGGCCAATGTAGTCGTCGGGAGCATCGGAACCGGCACCCTGACCATCGCTGATGACGGGGCGGTCCGCGCGGGCGGCGGCAGCGGAAATGTCGTGATCGCCAATGACGTGGATGCCACCGGCACGCTCAATATCGGCGCGGCGGCAGGCGATATGGCTGCAGGCGCGGGTATGCTCGACGCAGCGAACGTCATTTTCGGCGACGGTGATGGCGCGCTGGTCTTCAACCACACGGAGGGAGACTACGACTTTGGGGCGGCGATTTCCGGTGACGGCGCGATCAACCATCTTTCGGGCACCACAACGCTCACGGGTGACAGCTCCGGCTTTCTCGGTACCACCAATATCAGTGGCGGGTTCCTCAGGCTTGAAGGAACGCTTGGCGGCGTTTTGCGGGTGAACAATGGCGCGCTCGCCATCGACAATGGCGGTATGGCGAACTCGACGCTCGACAGCACCATAGGCGACGACACCGGCGACGTCGCCTTCGCGACAGTGACGGGTCCGGGTTCGACCTGGACGAACGCGAACGATCTCTTTGTCGGCGACTTCGGCACGGGCGTTCTCACGATTCTTGATGGCGCTTCGGTCAGCGACAACACGGCTTATGTCGGCAAAACCACCGACGGAACCGGCACGGTCACCGTGAATGGCACGGGTTCGAGCTGGGATCACAGCAGCATGTTTTCCATCGGCTATAGTGGCGAGGGGATATTGAAGGTCGAAAATGGCGGCTCGGTCAGTGCGGAAGACGGCTATATCGCCTATAACGCCGGCTCTGAGGGCACGGTGACGGTAACCGGAGCCGGTTCGATCTGGGACACGGATGCGACCATTATCGGCGATCACGGCACCGGCCGGATCACGATTGCCGATGGCGGCGCACTCGTGACAACGAACGGCTATCTCGGCGCGGAAACCGGCACGGGGATAGCGACGGTGACCGGCAGTGGCTCGAAATGGACCAGTGCGCAGCGCCTTGTCATCGGCGATTTCGCGACGGGCACGATGACAATTGCCGATGGCGGCGTGGTGCGTTCGGATGCCGGGATTGTCGATCTCGGCAAGGAACTGGGTGCCAATGGCACACTGAATATCGGTGCTGCGGCGGGCGATACTGCGGTTGGCGCGGGCACGCTTGACGCGGAGATGGTGCAATTCGGTCAAGGTGCCGGCACAATCAACTTCAACCACACGGACACCGACTATGAGTTCGCCGTAGATCTTTCAAGGCCACTCGGTTCCGGCACCATCAACCACCTTGCTGGGGTCACCAGGCTGTCCGGCGATGCCAGCGCCTTCGACGGCACCACCAATGTCACCGGCGGTACGCTTTATGTAAACAACGCGCTTGGCGGCACTGTGAACGTCACGGGTGGTGCGCTTGGCGGTTCGGGCACGCTGGGCACTGTCGCAATTGCCTCCGGCGGCACCGTCGCCCCGGGCAATTCCATCGGCACGCTCAACGTTGGCGATATCACCATCGCAGCAGGTTCGACCTATTCGGTGGAGGTGAACAGCGCGGGCCAGAGCGACCTGATCAACGCCACCGGAACGGTCACCATTAATGGTGGCACGGTTACCGTGGTGCCTTTCCCGGACTACGCGCTCGACACGGTTTACACCATAGTCACCGCGGCGGGCGGCATGACCGGCACCTTCGATGCGGCGAATTTCGGGGGCAGTTCTCTCTTCATTACCCCGACGCTCACCTATGACGGCAACAACGCCTTCGTAACGCTGGGCAAGACGACCTTTGGTGCGGTTGCGATGACGCCGAACCAGATCGCGGCGGCGAGCGGAGCCGACAGTCTCGTCTCGGGTAACGCGGTCTTCGATGCGATCGGCGTGCTCGGCACCGCGGCCCAGGCCCGGGCGGCTTTCGACGCAATTTCCGGCGAGATTCACGCCTCTACCAAGACGGCGCTTCTGGAAGACAGCCGGTTCCCGCGCGAGGCGGCGATGGACCGGCTGCGTGTGACACGCGGCGGTGTTGGGGCTGACGACAGCGCCCAGATCGAGGACCGATTTTCCGAGAACTCCGGCCCATGGGGCCAAGGCTTCGGCTCCTGGGGCCCATGGGACAGCGACGGCAATGCCGCCGTACTGGACCGCGCCATCGGCGGGTTCCTCATGGGCGGCGACGCGGTGGTCTGGGAGAATGCGCGGTTCGGGGTTCTGGGCGGCTATTCTCGCTCAAACTTCAGCGTAGATGATCGCCTGTCGTCCGGCACGGCCGATACCTATACGTTGGGCGTCTACGGCGGTGGCGAATGGGACTCGTTCGCCCTGAGTGGCGGGTTGGCCCATAGCTGGCACAGCCTCGACACGTCGCGCTCGGCGGCGTTTACCGGCTTCACGGACAGCCTTTCGGCCTCCTACGGCGCCCGGACCCTGCAGGCCTGGGGCGAAGCCGCCTATGGCTTCGAGACTGGCGCGGTCCGGTTCGAACCCTTTGCCAATCTCGCTCATGTCAGCCTCGCCACCGATGGCTACACCGAGAGCGGCGGCGCCGCGGCCCTGAGCGCTGCTGCCAATGTGGTCAGTGCGACCTTTGCAACGCTGGGTCTGCGCGCCGAGACAGATGTCTCGCTCGGCGAGCTGGAAGCAAAGCTGAGCGGCATGGTGGGCTGGCAGCACGCCTTTGGCGGCGCGCCAAATGCGCAGATGGCATTCACGTCGGGCGGCAATGCCTTCACTATAGCCGGCGTGCCGCTGGCGCAGGACAGCCTGGTGTTTGATGCCGGGTTCGATGTGAACCTGACCGACAGCGCAACGCTGGGATTCGCCTATGGCGGCCAGCTGGGTTCGGGCATTCAGAACCACAGCGCCAGCCTTAGTTTGAATGTAAAGTTCTGA
- a CDS encoding invasion associated locus B family protein, with amino-acid sequence MKTLTMPSPKSVLAATLALVLSISVSHGQETGLPGNASSLLESHGSWQLVCTSPEGTVRCVLSQTQLAENRQKVLSIELSHGDDRNTASGVLVLPFGLDLARGITYRLDEDQASAVQPFRTCLPVGCLVDIAFDADMVASLGTGDQLDVIATADGGQEIAFSISLAGFSNAHDRMNALLR; translated from the coding sequence GTGAAAACCCTCACCATGCCTTCCCCCAAATCAGTTCTTGCCGCCACCCTTGCCCTGGTGCTGTCCATCTCAGTTTCCCACGGACAGGAAACGGGACTGCCCGGCAATGCCTCGAGCCTGCTTGAGAGCCATGGCAGCTGGCAGCTCGTCTGCACGTCCCCCGAAGGCACAGTCAGATGCGTCCTGTCGCAAACCCAGCTGGCTGAGAATCGTCAGAAGGTCTTGAGCATCGAGCTATCCCACGGAGACGACCGCAACACGGCCAGTGGCGTTCTGGTCCTGCCTTTCGGCCTCGACCTTGCGAGGGGGATCACCTACCGGCTCGACGAAGATCAGGCCAGCGCCGTCCAACCTTTCCGAACCTGCTTGCCGGTCGGTTGCTTGGTCGACATCGCCTTCGACGCCGACATGGTCGCATCGCTGGGGACCGGTGACCAGCTCGATGTCATTGCCACCGCTGATGGTGGCCAAGAGATCGCTTTCTCGATCTCGCTTGCTGGGTTTTCGAATGCACACGACCGCATGAATGCCCTTCTGCGATAG
- a CDS encoding cupin domain-containing protein → MKPVVAADVDPRTKPSNYPEPFASRMRGRVKRQLGDVFGLTNFGVNLTTLDAGAVSALQHRHSLQDEFVFVLEGEVTLIMGDVVETLGPGSCIGFPAGGASHHLENRGTDPAVYLEVGDRTEGDAVSYPADDLQAAKGAKGWVFTHKDGTPY, encoded by the coding sequence ATGAAACCGGTCGTTGCTGCGGATGTCGATCCCCGGACGAAGCCGTCGAACTATCCTGAGCCATTCGCATCCAGAATGCGCGGTCGGGTGAAGCGGCAGCTGGGCGACGTATTCGGACTTACCAACTTCGGTGTCAATCTCACCACCCTGGACGCCGGGGCGGTCTCGGCGCTCCAGCATCGCCATAGTCTGCAGGACGAGTTCGTATTCGTGCTCGAGGGCGAAGTGACTTTGATAATGGGGGATGTGGTCGAAACGCTTGGCCCTGGTTCATGCATCGGTTTCCCAGCAGGCGGGGCGAGCCATCACCTGGAGAATCGAGGCACTGACCCGGCGGTCTACCTTGAGGTGGGCGATCGGACGGAAGGTGATGCTGTCAGCTATCCCGCTGACGACCTGCAGGCCGCGAAAGGCGCCAAGGGGTGGGTGTTCACCCACAAGGACGGCACACCCTATTGA
- a CDS encoding LysR family transcriptional regulator, producing the protein MPDLNLLVTLDVLLSEGSVAGAARRLRLSPSAMSRALARLREVTGDPLLVRAGRGLVPTPRAIELRAQVGTVVDSATAILRPAEKLDLARLERRFVLRTSEGFVETFGPGLIAKVHQDAPGVLLQFVAKPDKDSAPLREGEVDLETGVIDLTTAPEMRAFPLFEDRWVGVARDGHRLLKGEVTAERYGAESHVQILRRGLHSSEVDQAAMAGGSQRPVGVVVNGFAAAIALARDTDLIATVPELHTEGLRRGVTTFDLPFKIGGFTVSMIWHPRMDGDLAHRWLRSCLREACSTVARK; encoded by the coding sequence ATGCCAGATCTCAATCTGTTGGTGACACTCGATGTGCTGCTGTCCGAGGGCAGCGTTGCGGGCGCGGCGCGTCGGCTGCGGCTCAGCCCGTCCGCGATGAGCCGCGCGCTGGCGCGGCTTCGCGAGGTCACCGGAGATCCGTTGCTGGTGCGGGCCGGCCGCGGCCTGGTCCCCACGCCGAGGGCTATTGAACTGCGCGCCCAGGTCGGAACTGTTGTCGATAGCGCAACGGCAATTCTGCGCCCGGCGGAAAAGCTGGATCTCGCCAGGCTCGAACGTCGCTTCGTCCTGCGCACCAGCGAAGGCTTCGTTGAAACCTTCGGCCCAGGGCTGATTGCCAAGGTTCACCAGGATGCTCCCGGCGTGCTGCTACAATTCGTGGCCAAGCCGGACAAGGATAGCGCACCCCTGCGCGAAGGCGAGGTGGACCTGGAGACGGGTGTCATCGACCTGACCACGGCGCCCGAGATGCGGGCCTTTCCGTTGTTCGAGGATCGCTGGGTCGGGGTGGCACGCGATGGTCATCGACTTCTCAAGGGGGAGGTTACGGCCGAGCGCTATGGGGCGGAAAGCCACGTGCAAATCCTGAGGCGTGGCTTGCATAGCTCCGAGGTTGATCAGGCCGCCATGGCCGGCGGATCGCAACGTCCGGTCGGTGTCGTGGTCAACGGGTTCGCCGCGGCGATTGCACTGGCCCGGGATACCGATCTCATTGCGACGGTGCCGGAGCTCCACACCGAAGGTCTGCGCAGAGGCGTCACCACCTTCGACCTGCCCTTCAAGATCGGCGGGTTTACTGTCTCCATGATATGGCACCCGCGCATGGATGGCGATCTGGCCCATCGATGGCTCAGGTCCTGCCTGCGTGAAGCCTGCTCCACCGTGGCGCGCAAGTAA
- a CDS encoding DUF4386 domain-containing protein, translated as MTTIATSAPAAAITQSSSAFSPGPRSASLESQKQSQRLARLTGLFFLITYATSIPPVLTLYVPALSDPAFILGGPFIDSVTWGAILELLLIAANIASALTLYPVLRKRFPVLSLGFVAARVMESAFIAIGIISVLALITLRATAGDADPAALAVVGQALVAIHDWTFKMGPGVVVGVGNGLILGYMMWKTRLLPRFLSTLGLIGGPALLLGSCGVMFGHFDFGSTIHSLSVVPEFFWELLLGIWLLVRGFNPAALAALDTDQA; from the coding sequence ATGACTACGATCGCTACGTCGGCCCCGGCCGCCGCCATTACCCAATCAAGTTCCGCCTTTAGTCCAGGTCCGCGTTCTGCGAGCCTGGAAAGCCAGAAACAGTCGCAGCGACTGGCTCGGCTTACCGGCCTCTTCTTCCTCATCACCTACGCAACCTCGATCCCGCCGGTCCTGACGCTCTATGTTCCGGCGCTGAGCGATCCCGCTTTCATCCTCGGTGGACCCTTCATCGACAGTGTGACCTGGGGCGCCATCCTCGAGCTCCTGCTCATCGCCGCCAACATCGCCTCAGCCCTCACGCTCTATCCGGTGCTCAGGAAGCGTTTCCCAGTGCTGAGCCTCGGCTTCGTCGCCGCGCGTGTCATGGAAAGCGCGTTCATTGCGATTGGCATCATCTCGGTGCTCGCTCTCATCACTTTGCGGGCGACCGCCGGAGACGCCGACCCGGCCGCTCTCGCCGTGGTCGGACAGGCTCTGGTCGCCATTCATGACTGGACATTCAAGATGGGGCCCGGTGTCGTGGTCGGCGTCGGCAATGGTCTGATCCTCGGGTACATGATGTGGAAGACCCGGCTGCTGCCGCGCTTCCTGTCAACCCTCGGTCTCATCGGCGGTCCGGCCCTCCTCCTCGGCAGCTGTGGCGTGATGTTCGGCCACTTCGACTTTGGCTCGACCATCCACAGCCTATCCGTTGTCCCCGAGTTCTTCTGGGAGCTGCTGCTTGGCATCTGGCTGCTGGTGCGGGGCTTCAATCCCGCAGCCCTTGCGGCACTGGACACCGATCAGGCGTGA
- a CDS encoding AAA family ATPase: MTCDVASRRRGTSPASRLEGGGHWPPPSLICQLDLGMVEAHLCWTMAAPLVATKLNLPILRHGIVVRQRLRQILDRSAGAKLTLISAPAGFGKTTLLADWLAQASDTGRLIAWLSLDESDNEPSAFWANLTAAIQATFAKAETAFPDLPQSGPADQGLIVALLNQLARMATPIVVILDDLHLVDRADIHEQLSFFIEHLPDHVHVVISTRADPGLPLARLRVRRDLVEIRSADLRFTSDEAAAYLDAMGFELSSADTATLEAKTEGWIAALQLAVLSLEGRDDPTAFIEEFAGTGRYIVDYLVEEVLGRLPDDLRMFLVATSALRRMSAPLCDFVLGEAGGSKPMLDRLERQNLFLVPLDSRRQWYRYHHLFADVLLAHLDAEQAQALLGIHRSASEWFEANGERAEAIHHALAARDFEWAAELIERALPQVRKHRQEALFRTWMKDIPDAIVRSRPNLAVGYAGILVSLGAFGGVEERLRMAETEGAKLENPEALLAQVELYRTALAQVRGDIEGAASHAHRVLALAPADDHLARASAAGFLGIVSWTAGELEDAIGFWTECRDGLRNQGHIADVQGTTIALADMRMTQGRLDDAERACTEALDLASRNGGPLARGAADIHASMAMLHLERGALELAREHLAKSSELGEVFGLPQYPYRLRVAQAGLALAEGRAIDAIALLREAERRYVSDFFPNVRPIPALIANAHIRLGHLDEADRWSRAAGVTADDTPTYLREFEHMTLARLLIAHGGPEAIGEALGLIDRLTHAAARGGRGGSLVTLSILAALAHQARHDTRHALESLRRAISLAEPEAIRRPFLDEGEGLAGLFAQLSKSERAGAFVSSLVPPTGDFPPPPAIEHPALIEPLSDRESDVLRMLRSDLSGPDSGRATDLPRSHMASLLRMAANREPSSRPCAGRSRHIQQCTS; encoded by the coding sequence TTGACCTGCGATGTCGCGTCTCGTCGTAGAGGGACATCGCCGGCTTCACGACTGGAAGGGGGAGGCCACTGGCCTCCCCCTTCGCTCATATGCCAGCTTGATTTGGGGATGGTCGAGGCGCATTTGTGTTGGACGATGGCCGCGCCGCTCGTTGCTACCAAGCTCAATTTGCCAATCCTCCGACACGGTATCGTGGTGCGGCAGCGATTGCGCCAGATCCTCGATCGCAGTGCAGGCGCCAAGCTCACGCTCATTTCGGCCCCTGCTGGTTTCGGCAAGACGACATTGCTCGCCGACTGGCTGGCGCAGGCATCCGACACGGGACGACTGATCGCCTGGTTGTCGCTCGATGAAAGCGACAACGAACCCTCTGCGTTCTGGGCCAACCTCACCGCTGCAATACAGGCGACCTTCGCCAAGGCGGAGACGGCCTTTCCGGACCTGCCGCAATCGGGACCGGCGGATCAGGGCCTTATAGTTGCCCTCCTGAACCAGCTCGCGCGCATGGCAACACCGATCGTGGTTATCCTTGATGACCTTCACTTGGTGGATCGGGCCGACATACACGAGCAGCTCAGCTTTTTCATCGAACATCTCCCGGACCATGTCCATGTCGTCATCAGTACGCGCGCCGATCCTGGTCTTCCGCTGGCGCGACTGCGGGTGCGGCGCGACCTGGTCGAAATTCGCTCGGCCGATCTGAGGTTCACATCCGACGAAGCGGCCGCCTATCTCGACGCGATGGGTTTCGAGCTTTCATCTGCCGACACAGCGACCCTGGAGGCAAAGACCGAAGGATGGATAGCCGCGCTCCAATTGGCCGTGCTGTCGCTTGAGGGGCGAGACGACCCCACGGCATTCATAGAAGAATTCGCGGGCACCGGGCGCTACATCGTCGACTACCTGGTCGAAGAAGTGCTTGGCCGTCTCCCCGATGATCTTCGCATGTTCCTGGTGGCGACTTCGGCCCTGCGCCGCATGAGCGCGCCTCTTTGCGACTTCGTCCTGGGCGAAGCGGGCGGCAGCAAGCCGATGCTGGACCGGCTGGAACGACAGAACCTGTTTCTGGTCCCGCTCGATTCCCGCCGCCAGTGGTACCGCTATCACCATCTGTTCGCCGACGTCCTGCTCGCCCATCTCGACGCGGAACAGGCGCAGGCTTTGCTCGGAATCCATCGCAGCGCGAGCGAGTGGTTTGAGGCCAACGGAGAACGTGCCGAAGCCATCCACCACGCACTGGCGGCACGGGACTTTGAGTGGGCCGCGGAGCTGATCGAGCGAGCGCTTCCGCAGGTACGGAAACATCGCCAGGAGGCCCTGTTCCGCACCTGGATGAAAGACATACCGGACGCGATCGTCCGGTCGCGCCCCAATCTTGCCGTGGGCTATGCGGGCATACTGGTTTCGCTCGGTGCTTTCGGAGGCGTTGAAGAGCGCCTCCGCATGGCGGAGACCGAAGGCGCGAAACTGGAGAATCCCGAAGCTCTGCTCGCCCAGGTCGAGCTCTATCGCACGGCACTTGCGCAGGTGCGGGGAGACATCGAGGGAGCCGCCAGCCATGCCCACCGCGTGCTTGCCCTGGCGCCCGCAGATGATCACCTTGCCCGGGCCAGTGCGGCAGGATTTCTCGGTATCGTCTCGTGGACAGCCGGAGAGCTTGAAGACGCGATCGGCTTCTGGACCGAATGCCGCGACGGCCTGCGCAATCAGGGCCACATTGCCGACGTTCAGGGGACGACGATCGCCCTCGCCGATATGCGGATGACCCAGGGCCGGCTGGACGACGCCGAGCGTGCCTGCACGGAAGCGTTGGACCTTGCGAGCCGGAATGGTGGGCCCTTGGCGCGCGGCGCGGCCGACATCCATGCCAGCATGGCCATGCTTCACCTCGAACGCGGCGCGTTGGAGTTGGCACGCGAGCACCTGGCTAAAAGCAGCGAACTTGGCGAGGTGTTTGGTTTGCCCCAGTATCCGTACCGCCTGCGGGTAGCCCAGGCCGGTCTTGCCCTGGCCGAGGGCAGGGCGATCGACGCGATAGCATTGCTTCGAGAGGCGGAGCGCCGCTATGTCAGCGACTTCTTCCCCAACGTCCGGCCCATCCCGGCACTGATCGCAAATGCCCATATCCGACTTGGACATCTCGATGAGGCCGATCGCTGGTCGCGAGCGGCAGGTGTCACGGCTGACGACACACCGACCTACCTGCGGGAATTCGAGCACATGACGCTGGCGCGGCTGCTCATCGCGCATGGAGGACCAGAGGCCATCGGCGAAGCACTCGGTCTCATCGATCGCCTGACCCACGCCGCCGCCAGGGGCGGACGCGGTGGGAGCCTCGTAACCCTGTCGATCCTGGCGGCCCTGGCCCATCAGGCGCGGCATGACACGCGTCATGCCCTTGAGTCCCTTCGCCGCGCCATCAGCCTCGCCGAGCCCGAAGCGATCCGGCGCCCCTTTCTCGATGAGGGTGAAGGGCTGGCGGGTCTGTTCGCGCAGTTGAGCAAGTCGGAGCGTGCGGGCGCCTTCGTGTCGAGCCTCGTTCCGCCGACTGGCGATTTCCCGCCACCGCCGGCAATCGAGCATCCAGCATTGATCGAACCGCTCAGTGACCGGGAGAGCGATGTCCTGCGCATGCTCCGCAGCGATCTCAGCGGCCCCGACAGCGGCCGCGCAACCGATTTGCCAAGGAGTCACATGGCTTCTTTGCTCAGGATGGCAGCGAACCGCGAACCATCCTCGAGACCATGCGCCGGCAGGTCTCGGCATATCCAACAGTGCACTTCATAA
- a CDS encoding NAD(P)/FAD-dependent oxidoreductase: MRRQVSAYPTVHFINDGAVDASKDSGGVNVALAGGSIVSGSRLLLAFGVSDILPSIPGLAERWGKSVLHCPYCHGYEVSRQQLGVLNVSAMSLQQALLVSDWGPTTFYANGAELDPLGIEQLKRRDIEIEMEPVAGLVGEQDKLSAIHFVDGRSRPLEALFISPQVALNSNIASLIDCEIREAPNGHFIAVDDMMMTTVQGVYAAGDIARTSHNISFACADGVAAAMAIHRSLVLQS, translated from the coding sequence ATGCGCCGGCAGGTCTCGGCATATCCAACAGTGCACTTCATAAATGACGGCGCCGTCGATGCCAGCAAGGACAGTGGTGGCGTCAACGTTGCCCTTGCGGGCGGGTCGATCGTATCCGGTTCGCGCCTGCTTCTGGCATTCGGTGTCTCGGATATTCTCCCAAGCATTCCGGGTCTTGCAGAGCGATGGGGAAAATCGGTGCTCCATTGCCCTTATTGTCACGGCTATGAAGTCAGCCGGCAGCAACTCGGTGTCTTGAACGTTTCGGCGATGTCGTTGCAGCAGGCATTGCTCGTTTCCGATTGGGGGCCGACCACCTTCTATGCGAATGGCGCCGAGCTGGACCCACTCGGCATTGAACAGTTGAAGCGACGTGATATCGAGATCGAAATGGAACCGGTCGCAGGACTGGTGGGTGAGCAAGACAAACTTTCAGCTATCCACTTTGTGGACGGTCGCTCTCGCCCCCTGGAAGCGCTGTTTATCAGCCCTCAGGTCGCGCTCAACAGCAATATTGCCAGCCTGATTGATTGCGAAATTCGGGAGGCCCCGAATGGGCATTTCATTGCCGTGGATGACATGATGATGACAACGGTCCAGGGCGTCTACGCAGCCGGCGACATTGCGCGCACATCACACAACATCAGCTTCGCCTGCGCCGATGGGGTAGCGGCCGCCATGGCTATCCATCGATCACTGGTCCTTCAATCTTGA